tttaatgtcatgaatcttccatgcaatagctggtttatgagattttaacacagaaatgagttgagatttttcattttcagtaagagaagacgatattattacaggtaattcatattcaccatgtaaataagcatattccaaatggtttgaaagtggctttaactctaatgtcggtggttcttctatcgatgatttgtatcgatatctgtcttcctcttttagcatttgaatttcttctgctgttggttcatatccattagccataagtgtagctaacattttagtttcatcaattggttcagttccttctcctaaagaacattctcctgttccttgtaattctgaaaattcttctaacaattctgcatgtgaatctatagtttgaatataataacatgtatcatctgcagattgcggttgttgcatgactctatcaacagaaaaggtaacactctcgtcctctatacttagggtcagcttcttaccaaacacgtctattattgctttggccgtgtttaagaatggtcttcctaatataagaggaactcaagaatcttcttccatgtccagaataacaaaatctactggaaatactaaagtaccaactttaactagcatgttctccattatccctctaggatattttactgatcgatcggctagttgtatgcttattcgtgttggtttcaattctccaaggtctagtttagcgtatagtgaatacggcattaaatttatactagcacctaagtctgccaatgcttctattgaactaagactacccagaaaatatgaaatcgtgaaacttcctggatctgataatttttctggtatcttattcaacaacactgcagaacaattagtattcatagtaacagccgagagttcttccatttcctttctatttgtgattagatctttcaaaaatttagcatatctaggcattcctgaaatcacatcaatgaaaggaagatttacatttatttgtttaaacatatccaagaatttggattgctcggcttcaagtctttcttttctcattttactcgggtaaggaagtggtggttggtatggtttaacataagatttagccttaactgtgttatcttcattaaccttttcaactatcggttctttttccttatcttgatcagattgtggttcttgtggagtaggaatagcatcatcagaaattacaggtatttcaggtgttttaagtgtaataccacttcttgtggtaatgactttagctgtttcattctgggggttagcatttgtatcactaggtagacttcccggttttctttcacctatcaaccttgctaggttgcttacttcttgttccaaattttgaatcgaagcttgttgatttctaaatgcttgagcattttgttcattggtttgtttctgagatgcgaaaaactgcgtttgagattcaactagcttcgacatcatatcttctaaatttggctttttatcatcggtttgtggtggtttgttttgaaaaataggtctttgctgattgtaagtattgttggatacttgttgattactaggaccttgttggttgttgtatggaacatttcggttataattctggttttgattgtagatcggtcttggcggttgataattattctgataattattttcaggcctttggtttatgtatgaaacattttctctttgttccattgttagttcaatactgagacaatcttttgttaaatttggtcctccacactgctcacaactaattcttattgagtgaatatctttagtcatcttttccattcgtctctcgatagcatctatctttgcggaaatggaatctaagtcatcgctagaatcggctctagctgctttagatgatctaacgatatctttttcttgatgccactcatgtgagtgggaagcagtgttatcaataattttataagcatcagtttcggttttcttcataatggaaccaccagctgctatatcgatgtcttttcttgtagtgatgtcgcatccttggtagaatatttgtactatttgacaggtgtctaaactatgttgcggacatcctcttaataactttccaaatcttgtccacgcctcatacagagtttcattcggtttctgtgtgaacgtaacaatttctccttgaagtctcacggctttagatgccggaaagaattgtttaagaaatttttcaactaaaatgtcccatgtatcaatcgccccttcaggtaacgattctaaccaatctttggcttctccctttaaagtccagggaaataacatgagatatatctgttcatcctccacttctcggattttaaatagtgtacagatcctattaaaggttcgaagatgttcatttggatcttccttcggcgcaccactaaattggcattgattagttaccatgtgtaggatttgtcctttgatttcataatctggcgcattaatgtcaggttgagtaattgcgtgaccttggccagtgcatttagctcgcattcggtcttccatacttagaggttccagattctccataattgaattggttgaatctaaatcactagaggattctgatttaatggttggttcctcgacaatctctgtttgaatgattggtggttccggaggaaagattagttgttcaggatctctgaattgtccctgaatatcctccggattctcaattgtgaggtcgggttcaaaaaatagattatcggaaatttgaattggagtacttggtcgactagatgacgattctaaagaaaaatcaacggcgacaatatttgctagatgtcttgatcgagttacaggtggtgaacgtacaaaaggtggtgaacgttttgctcggtgcattcactgaatatcctattagttataaaaataaaaattatttaagttatcaatttaatagacttttctgcttttgcccacgtttcgaatagccaatagatgtagcagggagccagaaccctttaaatcggaagctcacaactcagccactaacaaatccaactattactacgaagcagaaaatttggatgtctatcaatttaaccgcttaaaataatttttcgttgaaatttaaagaaattttagagaagaaatagaaaattctaagtcctaaaaactagagcggcgaaaaataagaaagaaaaagagcgcgtcgaaaaacgtcgaaaaataaaaggtcgaaaaataatagaaagaacgtagcgcgtcgaaacttaaaaaggaactaaaaactaagaattaaaagttgcgtctaaaaatattaaagcttaaaagaaaaactatatcccaaatggcaataacttaaaaagtactaaaatatataaaacggcgtcgtaaaattctaaagcacctaaatcttagtctaaagaaaaagcacataagggattttacggcaaagcctaaaaatctagaaataaaaataactatggcaaaaactatatcttaaaactaattacgagcgaaaaatacaaaaattacgctaaaacaaataaaaagatacaaaatataaaaataaaacttaaagttgtaaaaagtacaatttttgtaaaaatattatttttatattatttattttataaaagtattacttttatatatttataaaactaattacacttaataatacaaattaattaaaaactaaactaattaattaaataatctaaacctaattagggttataataataattataaattaattaaaaccctaaactggtcggctgaggtttcagaccagtcaaatcaagccatgcgatcgcatggattgataGTTAAAATCtcgtgcgatcgcatgaggtagggtttcgggccaaaagttgggctgctacagtaccgggcctcgagtgtttttatttttttttctgttttaaatttctgttttatatttataaaatatttaaataaaacttatatttttacaaactaaaataaaaataaagaaactttataaaacttatatatttaacaaactcttaaaaatatataaattttgtttttctttttatattttttgtattaaaacgtatttttacaaaagtaactaaaaatcttttttttattagcgttgcgctttcggcgtttaactttccccggcagtggcgccaaaaatacttgatgtgtgcgaggtgtactaggaaatagtattatttttacaacgaaatactattaaatacgatacaattttacacaagatatttatttatttatagaatggatatacctaaaccttgctacaacacttataggcagtgtacctaatcgtacagtagtgtagtttttagtaagttcggttcgttccacatggatcttttaaacaagcttaacgctatattagttttaacttataattgtaaaaatacaaaaatatatataagtagtattattattataaaggggggtttttaccgtttaatgaccggtttgtcgattttaaaactttagtcgcagttaaaacctaatgtaaaatattaaaaataaatataacttaatttaaagcgtaaagtaaataacgataatgaaattgcgataaataaaagtgtgataaaataaaattgcgataattaaagagtacgataattaaaaatgcaattaaataaaatgacaataaataaaagtgcgataattaaaagtgcaattaaatatgaaataaaagaattatgcttatttaaacttccataatcatgatgtttgacgtgttgatttttagtttattcccatgggttaattgtcctttgtcctggattattcgatatgtccatacggatttgtccataatagtccatcagtcataatcataaagtgcgaaagtcttcgtcaaattattcttattcccgaagttaaatattccaactaattggggattcgaattgtaacaaggtcttaatactttgtttaatgaatacaccaggttaccgactgcgtgtaaaccaatgttttactactttgttaacaattacaccaattacccttgaatgtaatccacccctgttttaacaagtctattaactattaatccatttccgtgtccggtaaaatgaacaattattggtatttatagatatcccgcccaccgtgcccagtcaagcgtatgtggttataaataaatacgtcaaattataagtctatatattaaattaacgaggtattgtttagttgatataaagcccattaatagcccatagtctaatttccacaagtgtcgttcttttatccaaaccccaattatggtacaaagcccaattacccaattttaatatttagcccaacatcatgtttacttcggcattaaataagcataataataactcagctacgagacattaatttaaaaataacattaaccataacttacagtgattaaaaatagcgtagcgttacacagacagaatttcgacttacacccttacaacattcgctaacatacccttattattagaatttaaaattaaaattaaaattataatataaatatatatatatatatatatatatatatatatatatatatatatatatatatatatatatatatatatatatatatatatatatatgtttatagatagagagatatGATGGATATATATGTAAACtaagccaaaacacgcgaatttatagcatgtggcctgaatttcagggccatgcgatcgcatggaaaataagcctacaggccatgcgatcgcatggtggtaggtatcagctcacactcctctgttttcttgtttgccgacgtttataatatataatataatatataaataatttatataattatttaaatattatattatattcttgtgcatagttgactcataatttttagtccgttgcgtcgagcgttgagagttgacttaggtcctggttccggattttcgaacgtccttgcgtacaatttaatatcttgtactttgcgttttgtaacttgtacttttgtcatttctagatgcttctcatcaataaattgaacctcttggatcgtactttgtacttttgagctttttggtcgtttgcgtcttcaattcgtagaatctgtcttttgtcttcaccttttattatttaaacgaatattacttgtaaatagaacaattgcaactaaaagcttgtctttcttgagggataatgctatgaaatatatgttcgtttttagcattatcatgtgtcTAAAAGGGTTAAAAGTTACGAGTGGCACTACTGTAAAATGTGCAAAGCGTATAGAAAATATGATTTTGATCACCACTATGGTATACTAGCACGACGTATCCCAAACAGTGCACGTACACTCACTACTGTTGGCCTCAACAGATGGTCTAGACATCATGCAGATCGTGTTCGGTATGATTACCTAACTTCTAATAGTGCAGAGTCAATGAACGCACTGTCAGTTCATGCGAGGAAACTCCCGATTACAATGCTTCTTGAATTCTTTAGAGCTTCAGTTCAACAATGGTTTTGGGAACACCGAAACACTGCTGATGGTTTAACAACACCTGTCACACCATATGCAGAGCGTAAGCTTGGTAAAAGAAATCGTAAGTCTATTAGTTGGACTGTCAAACCGATATCACAAGTTAAGTTTGAGGTATTGGATATGAAAAAAGGCGGTAAAGTCAATCTACAAGATAAAACTTGCACATGTAAACAATGGCAGTTTTTCGGTATACCCTGTGGACATGGAATGGAGGTAGCAAGGTATTTTGTCCTATGTAACGTTACTACACACGTTCAGAAGTATTTCCACACTGAAACGTACAAGTCGGCATACATGGAAGATATTAACCCGCTAGATCATATTTCTGAATGGATAGATCCAGGACACCTACAAACCGTCCTACCGCCATTGGTTACAAAGCGACAATCGGGTAGACCGAAGAGTACTGCTCGTATACCGTCCCAAGGAGAGGACAAAGACAATTTTAAATCTAAAAGAAAATGCAGTCGTTGCTTGGAATATGGACATACTAGATCAACTTGCACCGCACATTATGATCTTTCTGAAGGTAAACAAAAGTCCAAGTGTAACTCAAAAACAAAGGCAAAGCCGAAGGGGTTGGTAAAGGGCAAGGGTAAAGGAAAACGTGAAGACTCATGCTCAACACAATTTAGCTCCACTTACAATTTGAGTGATGATTAGCTTCTTCTTTGTGTTTAAAATGTGTTTAACAGTCATGAATGTTAGGTATGTGTGTTCGTACGTTTTCTGTTTAACTGTCGTGTATGTTATATGTCTGTAAGTTGTGTTATTTGTTGTGTAATCCATAAATGTAGtatgagataatatataatatttgttgtTCAAATTAAAGTTTATTTCACTAAATTGGATGGTAACACAACACAACACAACACAACACATAATGGTAAATAAATCTCCAAGGTACATTGAAGGTACATTGCTAACACAGTAAACTTAAATAAAAACTTTATCTAAATTCGCAATAATCTTATCTGATATATCTTATCCACTAGTAGTATGTTTTTATGATTAGTCGACCAACTTATCGGTCGACTACAAAGCAACTGTGGTCGACTATGTTAGTCGACCGAGTTTAGGCCTACAATTCGGTCGACCCTTAGGTCGACCATATAACTGAAGTAATCGACCAACAACAATGAAGAGTGGAGGTCGACTACCTTGAAAACTAAAGTGGTCGACCGGGTAAAGGGGTAGTCGACCCACTGAGTGGTCGACCTAAcggtgtaaatagacaatttttttcccgaaagtgtattttggaataaaaGTTTAAAAAATAGTGTATTTGGGCGAATTTCCCATATTTATTAGCAACTCCTATTTTTTCTCCCCACTaacttacaaaataactatatccAAATCAAGTCATCCTCATCATCGTGTAAACATTTCTATCTTGTTCAGATAATACTCTTATATTACTTAAAATCTAAATACCCTTTAATAatcaactagtgaaatgacccgtggaaccacgggtttgtttaaatgaaatagtttaataatatgttttaggtattaagtgaacgtaaatgctaaagttatttagtttaatgacccgtggaatcacatagtccgactaagaaacttgttagCTGAACATTTATCAaatacctaaaatgcatattaaacaatcctcatccaatcataagagataatattggttgttattttattttaaaagtgtaaattaaaaatataaatataaaattggtttccttctgcctaacttttataccttatcgtactcaattcaaaataattaattacaataacttaaaattatttaattttaataattaaaataattattaatagggatttaataataatataattaattaataaaaaattaattttaattcaaaaatatttagattaatgacatcacccaccatgcttagatttttttctttttctttttaattttttcttaacagagtaattagcctaataatgacatcatcattttatcaAGTGACCCGAGCGAGGTGGTAAAAAAGGCCCCAATGAATACAAATCAATGGAAATTACCAAGGAGAAGTATAACGTATTGAAAGGCCCTTAGATTCTAAAGTTCCTTTTACTTATGAATTCGTGACCAATATAGATCCTATCCTTTCCACACTTGCACGTAATTCATCTAAGCTCTTCATCTTGTTGCCTGAAAGTAGCAATAATAGCCATAGTTTGTCCGGGAATAGCGCATGGCCGGGGAtagttcgttttttttttttaaagaaagacAAAAGAATTTTATTCCTAATAATGTGATCCGGATGAAAATTGGTAACGGGTCATTGACAAAGTTTTGGCTTGATAATTGGAAAGGAGATGGGCATTTAAAGTCCAAGTTTAACAGGCTATTTCAGCTTGCATCTAATCCACATTGTACATTAGAACGTACGTCTAGTATATGAGGATGTTACACGGGATGGTAAGAAATGGATTAATAaggatttttattattgttttattaattaaataataacaaTTAGATAACCCACGAGACTATTTATAGAAATGTGTTAAGTTTGGGCACGTGTTTAAGTGTTTCGGTGGCAACAAGTCAACAACATATCCTCATAAGCTAATGTTTGTATTTAtggattatcaccaaaaagcccattttttCAACCATATTTGCGTGAAAgcctaaaaaataaaaaaaattgacaatttgccctcacaaggagcaaggtgcatcttgctcccttgcgccttgcgtccttgcgacatTGGTTTCACCAGGGAGCAAGGAGAAAgacaccttgctccttgctcccaggtggaagcaaggacgcaaggtgcctcttgctcccttgcttccacctgggagcaaggtgcctcttgctctcttgcttccaggtggaagcaagggagcaagaagcACCTGgtgtccttgcttccacctgggagcaagggagcaaggtGCATTGCTCCTTGCTCCCAAGTGCaaccaaggtcgcaaggacgcaaggcgcaagggagcaagaggcaccttgctccttgcgagggcaaattgtcaaattttttattttttgggCTCTCACGCAAATAAGATCaaaaaaatgggctttttggtgataatcccttgTATTTATCCCACATCGGTGGGTGTCATAAACCATATATGCTATAAATTAAAAAGCTCGGTTAAAACCTCAGTTAAGGATGCTTGGTCTGATGTCATTGGGCTTGATTGCTAAAAGAATATGTTGGTTTTTACGAAATATTTTGGGCCTCTATAATTATTGGGCCCTGTACATATGTACAAGTTGTACAACCTTTGGGCCGGGCCTGATTGAAATTATAGATTCTTTTTAGTAAACGTTTGGTGATGAGCTTACATCAGAATGTTTTATTACGTTAAGTTATAAGAATTGATATTTTATTACTTCATAATGCAActactcttaaaaaaaaaaaaattgttgtaagcgtgtttttaatgaataaatatatttatacacaaAAAATAGTAGTTTAGAACAACAAGTATgtactaatttttaataaaattacataATATTAGTTTTAGTACCAAGCAACATTTAAGATAAAGGGAATACTATGATAtaatcagtggcggaacttgaccccGACTCGAGAGGGGGCGAAACTAATTAAAGGGAGTAAGAAATTAATCGAAGGGGGGAAAAcactaaaaaaaccttattttttcgtaaattttttttttttagtgtaaacttTTTTTTTCTCCGAAATCGAggggggcggatacccccttttGTCCCTTAAATGTTCCGCCCCTGGATATAATGATTTCATTCCGTTAGTATTCCCATTACATTTCCCATTTTCCATTCTCACTTTTCAACCAAGCACCCCCTTTTGAATTGTGACCGAGAACGCACTTTCTCTTTCACACAGtattttctcactctaaaacttgaaaTTAATTCTATTTTATACAAATACGGAGATGATGACAAGAATtaacaaaaaaatatattttattttgtGATTCGAGTAAGTTTTTAGTTATGATAAATGATTTATCAACATACTAAATAACATAATGACACAAGATCCAAGATTTATGGATTGGAAATAGAATTAGTTTAAAACGCATGTCATGATACTAAAATATGTCATGATACTAAAATGGTAGGTTGAAATATAGGTTTAAATTGTaagatgaaaaatcatttttctttaaatatttataaaatgtGATGAAATAAAATGTGATGATGACAAACTTAACGCAGATATAAAATGTGATTTTGTTCtccataaagttttttttttacattAAGTAATTTACACACATCATGTGAAGATAAAACTAAAactattatgttttttttttttttaaccgttAAGTTTCATAGTAATTTAATTTAATACTACTTGTCTTTTTGAAGTTCACCGAATGAAGATAGAAAAGTTTTTCTTTCACTATTACACCACAAATAATGGCGACTGTGATGTGGACTGAAAGTAAGTGTTTTTATTTATGAATGATTGTGACGCGGcaaagttgagagaaaatggaagttgtAATGGGGAAGGTTGTTTAGGAGGGTTATTGAAAGTTTTAAGTGATGGATAAGTTATAATTGGAAGTTAAAGTAAAATGTGTGAGACGTCTATGGTGACAAACACCCCACTACGGGCATTTGTGGGACGATTGTGGTGACACGTCAAAGTGGGTAGGGGCCAAATGTCCCATTATCTGTGATCTTAGACCATAGATAATGAGCGGTTGTCTCCCTCATCTCTTACGATATGTCACTACAAACGCGTCACAAACGCCTGTAGTGAGGCGTTTGTGGC
The window above is part of the Rutidosis leptorrhynchoides isolate AG116_Rl617_1_P2 chromosome 1, CSIRO_AGI_Rlap_v1, whole genome shotgun sequence genome. Proteins encoded here:
- the LOC139847650 gene encoding uncharacterized protein, which codes for MCKAYRKYDFDHHYGILARRIPNSARTLTTVGLNRWSRHHADRVRYDYLTSNSAESMNALSVHARKLPITMLLEFFRASVQQWFWEHRNTADGLTTPVTPYAERKLGKRNRKSISWTVKPISQVKFEVLDMKKGGKVNLQDKTCTCKQWQFFGIPCGHGMEVARYFVLCNVTTHVQKYFHTETYKSAYMEDINPLDHISEWIDPGHLQTVLPPLVTKRQSGRPKSTARIPSQGEDKDNFKSKRKCSRCLEYGHTRSTCTAHYDLSEGKQKSKCNSKTKAKPKGLVKGKGKGKREDSCSTQFSSTYNLSDD